In Cryptomeria japonica chromosome 5, Sugi_1.0, whole genome shotgun sequence, the genomic window TATTTGGTCAAATGGGCGTCTGagcatttggatggatggaagattGATTAGTGGTCTCAGATCCCTTATGAGTTGTGTATGGATCTGGAGAGGgttcttgcaaagtataaagatgGTGATGGTGCTATTTGATGGTGCCCTTTGCTTGATGGGATTTTTGTGCCTTCCTGGGTTCTTGCCCTTTGTTTGATTTTAATGCTTTCTTCtgattaataaagtttttaccccctttttttttcaaaaaaaatattgacaTCTAATAGCGAAGTCAATAATACAAACATAAGGGTGATTATTATtcaatatacatgtatataattcTTTATATAACCTTCGTActgaaagagaagaaaattatAAAGTCTAAGTCACTTATATCTATcatgttttaatattttaataatggtAAATTTTACCAATAATAATATAATGCAATCATAAGAATAGCAATATTGTATGTATTACTTAATAGCAATATAGAATGCCATACAAAACAAACCATAAGCAAGTGATGTAtgcataataatttaattttaattcatatttgtgatgCATGCACTCCATTGCAAATGATACGAAAACAATTAAATTTGATACTGCGTAAAACTTTTAGAGTTTCTCAAAAATATCTAGTCATGAACTACTCCGACTTCTCTAGAATTTAGAGATTAGAAATAATCCCAAAATATTAACCCAATTTAATTTAGAGTGATGAGATGCATAAGAAAGAATTAAGAATTACCAAATAATTTCTAGCAATGTTTGGCTAGTTTCCTCTATGTCAGGCTGAGCTTCTCCCTTGTTCTATTTTTTATTCCTTTTTCCTTCTCTGGTTCTCTTTTGCTTCTGAGTGTATATCCAATTTATGCCAATTGATTTCAACTAAGAAGAAGCGATATTTCAGCTGCCCCAAACTATCTTGTGTGTGGAAATTTTTTTTTCCCCTCTTGCAAACTTATCATTTATTCCTTTATGTGATTCAAATCTATCTCTTCTAAGTTACTTGCAGATTTATTTCTTTAAGAATCACGACAAAAATAAAGCTATTGTTTGTTGCATGAGAAAAAGTCCCTTCTCATTCCTTACAATTGTTATATATGGTTTTTTCCAGACCAATGTTTTTATTGATTAGATAATAATCGAGTCAATATGGATAGAAAGTTtcaatagataaaatttaaatttatttacttGACTAAGTTTCCTTTTTTGTCATTATTTCCAGTTATGCCCAATTAGtatgaaaatatttaattattttacttgtAAATTTTTTTATCTACCACCTCAACTCTATCCTTGCGTGAAAGGAAATGAAGCATTTATTTTGATTTAGAAATTTCTATTTCCTAGCATGGTTCGATCACCTATATTAATTTCTAAAAGTTATAAAATTAAAACtctctttttaaaaaataaaacttatCTCTTTAAATATGATGCACATATGGATGTCTTTGTTGTCATGTTGATGTCAAACCTTTGTCAATCCTATATGAACCAGTTGTTATTGGTGATCCAGATATGTATATGTTTAGCTAATGCATGGTGTATTTGGTTATTGGTCCAATTGTCTATTTCTATGATACTTTGTTACAAAATTGATTGCAGATTCATCTTGTGCTAATGAAATGACATGAGGCAATAATTTAACGTGTTTTTGAAAGTCTGGTATCTCCTACCTGGTCTGAAAGTAATTGTATTGTCTTTAACAATGTTTTCTCTAATGAAACTTATTGTGGTTTGGAATGAGTGTTTGTACCGAATATATCTTTGATGATCATGTTGTTTATTGGGATTGCTTTTCTCATCATGATTATGTTTCAAATCAAGATGTTGTAGTTATTTTGGGTTGAACTGCTTTCTTTAGGTCCGAGATAAGGCAATATGTTTTTAACATATCAAGTGGTGTACTAGTTTGTACGTATTGGTCTGGGTGGTTGTTTGtaaaagcttttgattttgattggaAGGTGTGCCAGCTTGGTGTGAACCCCCACATGTTCCCTTTACCTTCCAGATGATGTATTTTTGGGTCCAGATTATGTATACATTTTATATCCTTTTAGCTGGcctagtgaagtttattttgaaCCCAATTGATATGTATATTGAGTGAATTGGTTGTCTTAGATGGATGAGATAGATGGTGTGAAAGTGGTGTGTAAGTGATGGATGTGAAAGCAGTGTTATGAAGGAAGTGTGAAGATTCAAATATGTACAAAGCAGACATATGGGTATACATTGTGAACCATTATAAGCATTCTAATAGATGTTATTTTGTATATAGTTCGATCTACTATTTGTATTGTTTTGTAGGAGcagttttgtatcttgccctgaagaagtgatcttcaattgagcaagtcctttttgtatcttgcctaaggttctGTGCCTTAGTTAGCAAGTCCAGATCAATAGTTCTTTGATAGAAAGCCTTGTTCATTGTAAAACAGTTATTATATACATTGTGAGTTTgaatctcaccatagtttttcccagtttgggttttacacaaaaaaatcttggtgttcttgtgagaGTGTTTTGATAATTGAGttgtttactttcatgcatatTTATTGGGATAAATATTGTTGTTCAAATAACTTAATATGACTATTTTTGTGAATGTTGATTCACGGCCCCCCCAACCCGCCCTAGCTTCCGACACTGTTCAACAAAATAAACTTCCCACATTATAAATACTCTTATCTCTTATTTTTACTTTCTTGGTATGAAAGAAAAGATTCcctctttttattttatatttaaataaattgatattttaaaCATTTGAATATAGTAGTTattttatatgtaaatatatattataataaaataaatgtgTACCTTTTTTCTTAACTTCTCAGGATATTGTTGAAACTATCCCAACTTGGTTTTCGCTTCCTAGGCTTCCGTATGAATTTTCTTATCCTGACATTTTACAAAGAATTGGGGATTCCTTTGCAAATTTTATTCATTCACATTTGGTATTTGAGGATGGGGTTTTTAGGGTTAAAATTTTTGTGTTACTTACCTCATCCTCTGTGGTTCCTTGCAATTGTAATTTAAAGTCTATTGATGGGATTTGGCAACAAAGCATTGTTCGTGATTCTGACTAGTTTGTTAAGTCATCCATGGTTATGGATTCTCCTTTATTTGCTACCCTTAAAGGTTTGTCATTTGGTGATAAGGTGGTTCGACCCTCAAAATCTACAAATAAAGATGTTGATAACCTTGATTCTTTTATCGGTCATGAAAATCGAAGGCACCTTGATTCCCACCCTATTTGCCCGTCAAAGTTAAACAATCCTATAGGGGTTTCTATTCAGGAGAAATATGTCCCTCTTGGTGCTACATCTCTCCCTATGGAGGATGTTTTGTAGAAAGCTAATGTTCCTGTTGGAATAGATTCTCACCTAGGGCTCCCTaataaagggggagagattatgaATTATGCTAAACCTACACAAGGACTTGGGGGTGGGTCACCTCAAGGGGAGTCAGACCCTTTGGTTCATGGGTTTGAGTCATCTTTTCTTGCTCCTGATGagggtttaatttctcaagttcagAGGCTTTTTTCTGAACATAATATCACTTTAAATAATGATGTTACTGATAAGGTGGTTGATGTGATTGATCAGGACTTGGTTAATTTGAATTCTTCCTTGTTTATCCCCCTGACTTGCAATTCTTTTGAAATTCTCTCTCTGCATAAAGCTTTGGATTGTGAGAATGCTTTGTGTGTGGTCAATAAGGTCGAATTTGATCCTGTAATTAACAAGCCTTTGGTTCAAACTCCTTTGGCTCCTTCCTCTCCTTTACCTTCTCCTGCGAAATAGGGTAGGAAGCCATAGGTGTTTTTTAGTCAGTTGGAAATAGATGCTGGAATTCAGTCTACTCTTTTGAGCCTGGGTTCTGGTTCtgtgaaaagaaaaacaaagtttagTCCTCCTTTTACAAGGTTAGTTGCTTCCAAACGCAGTCTTTAGGCATCTTTTGGGGTGGGTAAAGTTGGTTTTGGTGATTCTATTGAAAAGAAGGGAGATAATGCCTCCCCTTGAGGACAATGAAGGtaatttcttggaatgttaggggcttaaacgccctaacaagagacgcttgattAAGTCGcagttggacttaatgaagtgtgatgttctTATGTTGTAAGAAACTAAATTAAGTGTGCAAGGTGCTGAGTTTTTGTTTTCTAATTGGAAGACTTGGAAATTTTGTGTTTCCCCCTCCGCGGGGGCTTCTGGAGGTTTAGCTTTTCTTTGGAATGATGTTTCTACTAAATTATCTCTAGTTGTTTCTGCTCCTTTCTAGATGTTGGCGTTGGTAAAAAGCAAGGTTTCTAATGTTAAATTctggttatttaatgtttatggtccaatgTCTATCTTGGGGAAAAGGGCTCTCTGGGATTATTAATTGTTATCTCCTCCCCCCTTCAAGGGCAGTTTGTCATTTTtggtggagattttaatgctatttctTGTGAGGGTGATAAAATTGGGGGCATTTTACTGAATAAACGTATTGTGGTTGATTTTACTACTTTCATTCAGAATAATTGTTTTTTGGATTGTAAAACTCTAAATGGTCCTTTTACTTGGACTAACATGAGGAAAGATTTTTCGCAGATTGTAGAAAGACCTGACCGGTTTTTTATTTCTGAAAATTGGATTTCTTTGGATGTGGATGTTGTTGCTATGGTTTTTCCTAATTCAGGCTCTGATCATTTCCCAATTATGCTGTCTATTTTAGATGATAGGGCTCCTAGAAAAACTTCGTTTAAATTtgagcctatgtggtttagagatcctTCTTTTCTAATTCTCTTGGAATCTTGGTGGCCTTGGCCCCTTTTATTTCTAGAACTAGAATGTTTCGTTTTGTCAAAACAATTTCATTTCTTAAAGAAAAGATAAAGTCGTGGAATGTCTTgcatccaaggggttgagcttaactagttaaaacactgggttctcattatGGAGAcctaagttcaattcccaatagggacatctaaagtgaaattctaagttgtgactcttggccttccaaaggatggggaaggtcttcgggtcaatctaatcaaacataataataataataataattcaaagatatgtaatggggatggggcccctactgtgaccccactggttcatagctccagtcaaaagctattcaggcttcggccaattacctatcaaaaaaaaaaaaagtcgtggaatgtcttgcattttaaaatattttttctgaGAAATCTAGAATTCAGAAGGAGCCTGAAGCCTTAAATACTATGGTTATGAATATTGGGATGGAATTTGCTTCCTTTGCTAAGCACAAATTGTTAAATTCTCAGCTTGAGGAAGTTCTTTCTCGTGAAGAAATCTATTGGCGGCAGAAATCTAGGGATTTATGGCTTgttgaaggagataggaacactaaattttttcattcaTCTACCAAAATAAAACGTCAAAAGAGTAGGATTTCTTGTATTCAAGATTCTGATGGGGTATTTCTTTCTAAGGAGAAGGATATTGCCTTTGAGGCTATCAGGTTTTTTAAATCTTTGTTGACTGAAGAAACTTCTTCTTTTGATGACAGTTTTGCTTCAGTTATTCCTCAACTTATTTATGTAGAGGATAATAAAATGCTAATGGCTCCTTTTTCCAGTCATGAGGTTAAAGAGCTTGTTTTTTCTATGGCGCCTGACAAGGCTCTAGGGCCATATGGTTTTACTTctctattctttcaaaagtgttggacTTTTCTTGGGGATGAGATTTTTATTGTCTTAGAAAAGGCTAGGTGTAATAGGTATATTCTGAAATAATTAAACACTACTCTTATTGTCATCATTCCTAAACCAGAGAATCCTAAGTCTTTTGTAGATTTTCGTccaattgctttatgtaatacatTATATAAGATAATTACTAAGGCAATCTCTGTGAGACTTGCCAAGCTCATCCCCAAGATTATTTCAGGTGAGCAGGGTGGTTTTGTTCCTAGTAGGGAGATTGTAGAAGGGGCCATTGTGGCTCATGAGGTTTTGCATTCTATCTCTCATCTTTCTATTCCTGCTATGAttcttaagttagatatgatgaaatCTTATGACAGGGTTAGCTGGCAGTCTCTATCGTCTGTTCTTAAAAAGTTTGGTTTTGGGGTCAATTGGGTGAGATGGATTAATGCATCTATTTCTACTGCTAGGTTTTCTGTGATTTTGAATGGCTCCCCGTGTGGTTTTTTTGCTTCTTCCAGAggccttaggcaaggagatcctttgtctcctttcttgtttatTATCTTAGCTGAAGCCTTTAGTAGAGCTATCTTGGCTGCAAGGGAGAATGGTCTTTGGAAGGGTATTAGTATCCCAAATATGGTTGTTAGACACTCACATTGTCTTTTTGCTGATGATACTTTATTGTTTGGACATGCCATTATGAATGAGGCAAAATTTATTAGTAAGATTATAAGAGATTACTCAACTTTCTCTAGTCAGAAGGTGAATAGTGTTAAATCTAAGGTTTTCTTTCTTAATGTTTTTCACTTAGTACAGTCGAGGTTGGTTAACTTTTGGGGTTTTAATGTTGGTCAATTTCCTTGCAAGTATTTATGGATTCCTTTTTATACTGGTTCTCTCTGCTTCCGTTTCATCAAGGATTATTTCTTGGACTCACAAGTGGCTTACTTTCCCAACTAAGATAGTTCTTATTAAGGTTGTTTTGAATGTGGTTCCTATTTATCTGATGTCCATTTTAAAGGCTCCCAAGAAATCAGTTACCAATTTGCAGTCAATTCTGAGGTCATTCTTGTGGAATGATAATGCGAATAATAGGGCTCAAATTCCTTTGTTGGCTTGTGATAAGGTTTTCTCTCTGAAGGATAGGGGAGGTGCTAGTAATAGAGATTTAAGTAAGCAGAATTTGTCTTTAGGAGCTAAGTTAGTGTGGAAATTATATAAACAACCTTCTTCTAAGTGGGCATCTATTTTTTTTGCTAAATATTTAGGAGATTTTCCTAGGGAGGCTATTTTTACTACCTCCTCACTTCCCAAGGGTTCTGCAATTTGGAATTTCATGTCTGAATGTAGATCTATCATTCTTCCTGGTTTATCTTGGCTTGTGCACAGTGGTCGAAAAGCTAGATTTTGGGAGGAGGTTTGGAATGGTTTTTCTGCTTTGACTAGTCTTAGAGATTGGGTGATTCTCATGTCTCAATTAAAATCTTCTTGGGGTatatttgtggctgattatttttatGTGGAGTTGTCTGGTCCTGTGCCAATTTCCCGATGGAAATCAATAGATTCTTTCCGGGTTGATCAAGAGCTCAAGTCTGCATATGTTGAGGAATTAAGTAAGTGTCAACTTGTCTTTTCTGATTCTGATGATGAGCTAATTTGGGTTCATTCTAAGTCTGGGGAGTATTCAGTTAAAGATGGATATAAGTATTTATCTGCTAATTGTAGGGGGGATGTATGGCCCTCTAGACTATTTTGGCCTATTGCCTATCTTCCAAAAGCAAGAGCTTTTGTGTGGTTGGTTGTCCAAGATAGAGTTCTCACGGGCATGCGACTGGATAGACTTGGCACCACTGTTATTTTTCCTTATGTTTTGTGTGGTTGTTCCTTCGAATCGgctgatcatctttttcttcattttccttttgcTTAAGAATGTTGGTATTGGCTTTTTGATAAATTAAATTGGTCTGCGACATTATGTGGGGATCTTATGTCTCAGTTTAGGGGTTGGTCATCTTTATGTTCATCTTCTTTTTATGCTTGTTTGTGGATTGTTGCCCCTTCTATTCTGATTTGGAAGATTTGGCTAGAAAGGAACAATagaatctttaggaagatggtttcCTCATTGTCGGATGTTGTTTTCTGTATTGAGAAATCCATTTCTGAATCTGCTTTGGCTTTTATTTACAAAGGTTTGAGCTCTAGATGCACTTTCACCTCTTAGGATAGCTGGATCATGAGGCATTGGCCAGCTTTGCATTTACTTCCTTCTCAGGGGGCTATTTCTAAGGAAATGGTTTCTTCAATTAACAGAAAAGAGGTGTTTTGGTTACCCCCTCCCAAATTCAAgtttaaattaaactttgatggcgCTTCTCGTGGCAACCCGGGGAAATCTTCTATTGGGGTGGTAGTTACTGATGATAGTTCCAACATTATTAAAGCTAGGTGTCAGTGTATTCCAGATGGGACTAATAATGTGGCAGAAATTCATGCTCTCTTTGTTGGGTTAGATTTGCTAATTTTATTAAATCTTAAAGATGTtgtgattgaaggagattctttAGTGATCTTTTATGCGGTTGCTAATCGAACTTGTAATTCTTGGCATTTACAATACTGGTTGGATAAGGTTTTGTTGCTTCTTAAGTTCTTTAACTCtttttctatttctcattgttatagagagGCTAATTTCGTCACTGATTTTTGGCGAATAAGGCCTTGAATGAGAATATTCAAACTTTAGTAGGTATTGATGAGAATTGTCTGCCTCCTTTTCCTTCAAGGTCTTAAGTTTTCCTTTCGGTCATACTCTTTAGCTTTGCCTCgaccttgcattttgcttggatttGTTAACATGTATGCATTTTAGTGGATGATGTAAGGGGCCTTTTTGGCCTCTTTACTTCATTACATTAAATTTccatgcttgttcataatttcaaGGGATGTGTTGGTCGGTTCTTAGCTCTTGAGTTGATTTGTTTCATGGGGTATCGTACTGATTGAGGGGTTTCATATCTCCTATACTATCATGCTCGCACGATATCTCTGTTACTTGGCATTGTTTAGTGATTATCGTCCTCAGATGTGGCGGCTGGCACGATATCTCTATTACTGGGCATTGTTTAATGATTATCATCCTCTGATGTGGCGGCTTGTGTGTGCTTGTTGGCACGATGATTGGGATTTGGCTCGTGTGAATATCTGACCTTGTATCATTTCTTGTCATTTAATGGTTGCAGGTGCGATGCTTGCTTATTAATGATGCTTCTCATTTCTTTTTATGTAGGCATTGTTTATTAATTATCTTCCTCAAAGGTAGTGGCCTGTGTGTGCTTGTTGGTATGGTGTTTGGGATATGGCTCATGTAGATCTCTGGTCTTGTATCATTTATGTTATACTTGTGTCATTCTACGGCTATTTGTGCGATAAGCTTATTTATTAATGATGTTTCCCCTCTCTTTTATGTGCTCGTAGCATTCTGCTTTGTGTCTTATTTTTCCTTCGATTTTTTTGTGATGGAGGCTGTTGGTTACAAAATTTCTTTGCATGTTAAGAAGTGTGGTTTTCAGGATCCTCATGCCATTGACAATGAGAAGCTTGGCAGGCTATTTAAACTTCATTCTTCGGAGTTTTCTCTTTCTATTCGCAATGTGGTGGTCAGATGGTGGTTGGTGGAGAATGCTAATATTTTCCTTGCTGAAGTTGCTTCTCATTTTATTACTGTGTATGGATATGCTCTTGGATGCTTCTTTGGTTCGGGCATTATTGGATgcatactttcatccctctttttatttttcttctgatTTGGATAATGCTTTGTCTTCTTATCGTTTTGAGCTTGGTGTTTCTCCTTATGGTGGTTTTTTATCTCGGTTTGAACTACTATCTAATGGCTAGCATTGTGAATTACTTTCATTTTTAAGAGGTGGTTTGATTTCTGACATATATGATGACACGATGTTTGCTCTTGTAGCTTTTTTAGATCATGTTTCTCCAGATACTTTGGCTATGGCTGTAAATGTTTTTTCAGGTATACATTTCCTCCTTGATTTGATGAAGGCAGTTATGTCTCTTCCGAGAGTAGTTGAGCCTCTGTAGGTGGTTGCTCCGGATATTCAGATTGTGGTTGCTTCCCAGTCTAAGGGGATGTTGCCCCCTCTAGATTAGGGTTCTAGTACTTGGTTTTTGCACTCTTGATGCTCGTTTTCTTCGCTTCTTCTTTGGCAATTGTGTATCTGCTTCATAGGTTTTGGGGGGTTGGGCATCATCTTTGTAACTAGTATTGGCTTATATGGCTTTTTGGGTTGGGATGGGGCTGGTTTGGAGATTTCACTTCTCTACTTCAATGTAATTGGTCATTTTATCTTTCCAATGGGATTGTTTTGAGCAAGACCCGTAGGTTTTCTTcgcctggttctttcctaccgatGCTCTTTCAACTAGGATtgcataaatttataattaataaaattagtggtcctccacttttattgaaaaaaaaatgtgtaaataaaataattttctaaataaatatttatattattagatAACTTCTAATAAAAAAATGTAATTTTCATAttagtaataaaataatatatttatatatgaggatAAATATATAAATCTTATATACCTATAAACTATACGTTTATCTTATCATTTTCAATTAGATAACAATATAGTTTCCAAATAATACAATTATTTATTAACCACTAACACATCAATAACACATTTAAAATTCAACAATATATTGAACTATCATAACCATAAAGTTTACCAACTTACTTTTTGGCTTCACAAATCATGCAACAACATTAAATTTAATGCAACAATATGAATGACtacatggtgtgtgtgtgtgtcaattcCCTCATACCACTTACAACCAAGAAGCTAAACATGGACCTACCTCAACCATGTTCTCACCTTCGACATTACTTGCACACACTTGCACTTGATTTGTCATCAATAGCTTAATCCACAAATCATAGTCAAAGCAAGATTACATATATTACATCATTGTTGCATCTAtgattaataattaaattcataacataaatatGCATAAACTCTCATCAAATAAATTATTCACATTTATCActaaatattatatttcaaaaaacaaaaatagacataTGACACAAACTTGTGCCTATTTCAATATCCTTTATAGGTTCCCATTGTTACACATATTCCTACATATTTGATTTATGTTTATATATGATCTTATTCTCATACAATACTTGGCTCTTTAATTTTAAGATTTTCATATTTTAACTCAGTATTTACAAAATTTAGTATTTTACCTAACTACTtattaatacaaaaaataaaaaataaaaaataaaactatttatcACTTTCTAGTATGGATGAGATGTAAAATTGTTTTCAATTATTTGATCATTAAAATGTATGATATTTGAGTAGAATGAACAAAAACAAAGACTATAAATTGAATTAGATGGTTGGCATAGAcacttaatatttttaattttaaatgtttaCAAATTCATTCATTTAGAATGgcatgatattaaaataaaaaaaataaagaaaataatcaaGCCAAAGTACTTATTGAAATGAATGACCTTCTAGGTGGTCTCAATAAGCCATTGCCTTAAATATGATTTCTAGATGGACTAAATGCTAAATAGACAATTCACATGTATGAGAGACAAATACTTGTGAACAACTACTCATCAAAACtccccaataattttttttttaaaatcaccaAATCTCCCTTACAAATATCTATTTAAAATTTTTAGTAGGGATGAAAAGTAAAATTGTTTTTAATTGTTTGATCATTATTATGTAAGATATTTGAGTAGAATGAACAAAAACAAAGATTTAAAGTTGAATTAGATGGATGGTGTAGGCACTTGATATTTCTAGCTTTTAATGTTTACACATTCATTCATTTAGAATGGCATGATGTtaaaatcagaagaaaaaaaatcaaatcccaATACTTATTGAAATGAATGACCTTCTAACTGGTCTCAATAAATCATTACCTTAAATTTGATCTCTAAATGTACTAAATGATCATTTTAATTGGTCAAAAACATTCAATTATGTAACAGTAAAGGGCAAATGAAATGCCCAAGGGAAAGAAGTTAGACCAGGATGAATACAAATCCCCTCTTAGTAGCTACCAATACTCGATGCCCATCTACATGAGAAAAACTTACATCCTCATTTTGGGAGGCAAAATCAACAACAAACTCAACTTGGGTTTTAGATGGCACTCATTCTTCCTCCCACAATCTTTTGGGTTCCTCCATCACAACGGCCTAAACAATAGCATCTTCAACCTCTTTAGCTCCTTCAACAACCTTTTCTTTTttccaaccatcccaccaatgtacatgacGGATAGTTTCAACTTTCACTTGCACAATATCACTCTCAATGGATTCTAAATTATCGTGAAATTCTTCCATGACAATATCAGTTTCATCAGTCAAAATCTCACACAAAGACAAATCAGAGGTAGGATAAACAGCTCCAACTTCATCATAAAATTCTCCAGAGCCACAAGACCAAGACATGAGAGCTCTGTTGGcattgtacactccaatgagaaattgtaggtgattgaaggtattgtcattgatggcaaccttgcaatcctatggcaccggcaccgacaaactctacaccgacagatagtttaccggtagcggcaaagatgattatcgacaccccagccgacaggattttaattattgcatattgtatttaattgtaatatctttttgtaagcagacaaggcgtattgtaataagactcatatataagtatgagctcttgtagatcatttatagtagcgaacatgggaagattattgcagaagtaacatgtgaatattaaggcagattttggagtaaggtttatggttattgtatgagcttaaaccgatactgaacctggcatagcagatgctgaactaaagcagtacattatattggattcgcataatccattttgtaagtcagtgagacttccttttgtaattaagcagtgagctttaggcagttggtcttcctgcatgtgcatgcccctattgtaagtaatatccattcattggccagtgagtgaatattgtgggtcacaaatcccatcgaagcTTTTCCCACACTGGGCTTCCTcgctaaaaatattgtgttatggtgtgctttctatgttgtgcttattgttcatatttactgcattaattcttgttcaccggtacactgttttggaatgcaatttatttaataaggttagaaaatctatttaccggttagatactaattcaaccccccgcccgccgccccccccctctcagtatctttgggaatcctaacaagctcAACATCATTCTTCCCAATTTATTCTCTCTTCCATGTCACCTCCTTCCATCTTTCATCTCTGCTCAATCCAACcacgactctgataccaattgttaaattaTAAATGAGCAAAGGAAAACATATAAACAAAACACAacaacataaagaaaataacaatacAACAAGGACATGAGATACAAAATTATAGTGGTTCACCATAATGGCTACATCCACTCTCAAGCAAGGAAAACTCTCTATtaattgtgttggtgtaaataattattcatcatggatattattacacttacttaagtttacttaggataatgcatttcatagtagtttggatatgagacacttgggtgtttgtgccacattgggatagtgtgtgtaggagaaattccacctcttatggtgttgatcttgttattacactatcatatccacttattgtggagtgataattccaccttcggtgggtgatccacctcatgtagaatattatattatttctcctacctacccacacctatttcctacctacccttgtttcttattgagccacatgtcatatttgtgtgctcatacatatccctagcc contains:
- the LOC131875684 gene encoding uncharacterized protein LOC131875684, producing MRHWPALHLLPSQGAISKEMVSSINRKEVFWLPPPKFKFKLNFDGASRGNPGKSSIGVVVTDDSSNIIKARCQCIPDGTNNVAEIHALFVGLDLLILLNLKDVVIEGDSLVIFYAVANRTCNSWHLQYWLDKVLLLLKFFNSFSISHCYREANFVTDFWRIRP